A genomic window from Sphingobacterium spiritivorum includes:
- the ypfJ gene encoding KPN_02809 family neutral zinc metallopeptidase — translation MKWQGGRQSDNFQDRRGMSGGQKFAIGGIGGVIILVIGFLMGGDPGQLMEQLQNANVGAPQTEQGEVQLTEEEKKLTAFSRTVLASTEDVWTKVFKDNGLTYQTADLVVYTGGTQTEGCGVGKASYGPFYCPGDHNVYLDLSFNQELQQKFGAKGEFALAYVIAHEVGHHIQNLVGTLNKTNQMRQQMSEAEYNKVSVMTELQSDFYAGVWAHYVNQLSDIKIDYNDILDGMQAAEAVGDDKLQEQAQGYAVPESFTHGTSEQRARWFKKGYDTGDLKAGDTFSDKSLR, via the coding sequence ATGAAATGGCAAGGTGGTCGTCAAAGCGATAATTTTCAAGACAGAAGAGGTATGTCCGGCGGACAGAAATTTGCAATTGGTGGTATCGGAGGTGTGATTATTCTGGTCATCGGGTTTCTGATGGGTGGTGATCCGGGACAATTGATGGAACAATTGCAAAATGCCAATGTCGGAGCACCGCAGACGGAGCAGGGAGAAGTACAGCTTACAGAAGAAGAAAAAAAACTCACGGCATTTTCCCGAACAGTATTAGCGAGTACGGAAGATGTATGGACAAAAGTATTCAAAGATAATGGGCTTACCTATCAGACAGCTGATCTGGTCGTATACACTGGCGGTACACAAACCGAAGGCTGTGGTGTAGGAAAAGCTTCCTACGGACCTTTTTACTGCCCGGGGGATCATAATGTGTATCTGGATCTTAGTTTTAATCAGGAGTTGCAGCAAAAGTTTGGTGCCAAGGGAGAATTTGCTTTAGCGTATGTGATAGCACATGAAGTAGGACATCATATCCAGAATCTGGTAGGTACGTTAAATAAAACGAATCAGATGCGTCAGCAGATGAGTGAAGCTGAATACAATAAAGTCAGTGTAATGACAGAGTTGCAGTCGGATTTCTATGCAGGCGTATGGGCACACTATGTCAATCAGTTATCTGATATCAAGATCGATTACAATGATATATTAGACGGAATGCAGGCTGCAGAGGCAGTAGGAGACGATAAACTTCAGGAGCAGGCGCAGGGTTATGCCGTTCCCGAATCATTTACGCATGGCACTTCCGAACAACGGGCGCGCTGGTTTAAGAAAGGATATGATACAGGCGATCTTAAAGCCGGAGATACATTCTCAGACAAAAGTCTGAGGTAA